A window from Triticum aestivum cultivar Chinese Spring chromosome 6D, IWGSC CS RefSeq v2.1, whole genome shotgun sequence encodes these proteins:
- the LOC123144316 gene encoding uncharacterized protein isoform X1 — MALGCVRLGAKILRFLASRQQFMDARIMQLGSRRPPMGAGEHELGCRRGEFPQCAIDSLPCVQSAIDWASAAVTWAEPASIWETSLYQWAMVAGLFAVAGESAADAAASSYAGRRLPPLHNHPWSIAAMRRAVRQSASPVKPSVAVADRDQAIQEQTKESVRPSVTKEKESTPADQGREDETDAAVKTSVVQKHKESVDSVAASQETAPSLASVEPSVTKEKESTPQNQARGHETAPAVKPSLTEEKKSALQYQAKARDRAAASVKPSLTVETARKAAIGEQKPGKLPNLEDALEFPFIPAPDRTRLRASPTLGAYLGACGKKNKYLETKGDLAPTLSMGGANNGL; from the exons ATGGCTCTCGGCTGCGTACGCCTGGGCGCCAAGATCCTCCGATTCCTGGCGTCCCGGCAACAGTTCATGGACGCAAGGATCATGCAATTGGGCAGCCGTCGGCCGCCGATGGGCGCTGGCGAGCATGAATTGGGCTGTCGCCGCGGAGAGTTTCCGCAATGCGCCATCGATTCTTTGCCTTGCGTCCAGTCCGCAATCGATTGGGCGTCCGCTGCGGTCACCTGGGCGGAACCTGCTAGTATCTGGGAGACGTCGCTGTACCAGTGGGCCATGGTGGCCGGACTCTTTGCGGTGGCTGGCGAGAGCGCGGCCGACGCGGCAGCTTCGTCCTACGCCG GTCGTCGATTGCCCCCGCTCCACAACCACCCGTGGTCGATTGCGGCGATGCGTCGAGCTGTGCGCCAGTCGGCTTCCCCCGTCAAGCCGTCGGTTGCCGTTGCCGACAGGGACCAGGCTATCCAAGAGCAGACCAAGGAGAGCGTCCGGCCGTCGGTGACCAAGGAGAAGGAATCCACCCCGGCGGACCAGGGGAGAGAGGATGAGACGGACGCCGCCGTCAAGACGTCGGTTGTCCAAAAGCACAAGGAGAGCGTCGATTCTGTCGCGGCCTCGCAGGAGACGGCCCCCAGCTTGGCCAGCGTCGAGCCGTCGGTGACCAAGGAGAAGGAATCCACCCCGCAGAACCAGGCGAGAGGGCATGAGACGGCCCCCGCCGTCAAGCCGTCGCTGACCGAGGAGAAGAAAAGTGCCCTGCAGTATCAGGCGAAGGCAAGGGATAGGGCGGCCGCCTCCGTCAAGCCGTCCCTGACCGTGGAGACGGCCCGCAAGGCGGCCATCGGAGAGCAGAAGCCCGGCAAGCTTCCGAACCTGGAGGACGCACTTGAGTTCCCGTTCATTCCGGCGCCAGATCGCACCCGGttgagggcatctccaacgctgggTGCCTATCTAGGCGCTTGTGGCAAGAAAAATAAGTATCTAGAAACAAAAGGGGATCTAGCGCCCACTCTTTCAATGGGAGGCGCTAATAACGGGCTCTAA
- the LOC123144316 gene encoding uncharacterized protein isoform X2 → MGRICLEEESGLQLIDSPSPPQYAGRRLPPLHNHPWSIAAMRRAVRQSASPVKPSVAVADRDQAIQEQTKESVRPSVTKEKESTPADQGREDETDAAVKTSVVQKHKESVDSVAASQETAPSLASVEPSVTKEKESTPQNQARGHETAPAVKPSLTEEKKSALQYQAKARDRAAASVKPSLTVETARKAAIGEQKPGKLPNLEDALEFPFIPAPDRTRLRASPTLGAYLGACGKKNKYLETKGDLAPTLSMGGANNGL, encoded by the coding sequence GTCGTCGATTGCCCCCGCTCCACAACCACCCGTGGTCGATTGCGGCGATGCGTCGAGCTGTGCGCCAGTCGGCTTCCCCCGTCAAGCCGTCGGTTGCCGTTGCCGACAGGGACCAGGCTATCCAAGAGCAGACCAAGGAGAGCGTCCGGCCGTCGGTGACCAAGGAGAAGGAATCCACCCCGGCGGACCAGGGGAGAGAGGATGAGACGGACGCCGCCGTCAAGACGTCGGTTGTCCAAAAGCACAAGGAGAGCGTCGATTCTGTCGCGGCCTCGCAGGAGACGGCCCCCAGCTTGGCCAGCGTCGAGCCGTCGGTGACCAAGGAGAAGGAATCCACCCCGCAGAACCAGGCGAGAGGGCATGAGACGGCCCCCGCCGTCAAGCCGTCGCTGACCGAGGAGAAGAAAAGTGCCCTGCAGTATCAGGCGAAGGCAAGGGATAGGGCGGCCGCCTCCGTCAAGCCGTCCCTGACCGTGGAGACGGCCCGCAAGGCGGCCATCGGAGAGCAGAAGCCCGGCAAGCTTCCGAACCTGGAGGACGCACTTGAGTTCCCGTTCATTCCGGCGCCAGATCGCACCCGGttgagggcatctccaacgctgggTGCCTATCTAGGCGCTTGTGGCAAGAAAAATAAGTATCTAGAAACAAAAGGGGATCTAGCGCCCACTCTTTCAATGGGAGGCGCTAATAACGGGCTCTAA